TTCCGAACAAACGCCATTTTGACCCTTGTAGACAAATTGAGAGAATTATCAATAGAGCGGGTTCAGACACCTCGCCAACGCCTATTGGTGCCCTCACATCAGACAATCGTGACTTGTGGACCGAGGCACGGAAAGTGCTCATCGCGGCGTCTCCCAGTGGAATCAATTCAAAAAGCCTGGAAATGATCGAAAGTGCAATGATTATCGTATGCCTTGATGACACGAAACCTGTAACGCGAGAAGACATTTCATGGCAATGCTGGGTCGGTGACGGCAGGAACCGATTCTATGATAAGCACCAGCGTGAGTGTattatgatttttttttcgtttcCGAGCGGGATTAGGACTGACTTGCAATCAGTGATCGTCTTTGACAATGGTCGGTCTGGGTTCCTAGGAGAACATTCATGCATGGACGGGACGCCGACGTTGCGTATGAATGAATTTGTGTTGGCTGCGATTGCCTTGAATAAGGTCCGCTTGGGCTCTCCAAGGACAAGTGAGACAGAAAAAGACGTGGCTGAGCCCGTCGAACTGAAGTTTGAAGTCGACGAAGGTGTTGGACAGCTTGTCAAGGAAGCGGAGACACGATTCGATCAATTGGTGGGACGACACGAGCTTCATGTATGTCATGCTTCCCCCCTTTGAGTGTTTTGGCTAGTTGGATAATATTTTCCATCAGGTTCTCCATTACGAAGGGTACGGGAAGAATCAGATGAAACAATTCAAAGCATCCCCCGATGCGTGGGCTCAGCTGGTGAAGCAGCTTGCGTTTCACAAGATGTTCGGCCGACCTGGGATAACGTATGAAAGTGCCCAAACAAGAAAGTATCAGTTGGGACGGACAGAAGTCATACGCAGTGCGAGCCAGGAAAGCAAGAAGTGGGCAGAAGCGATGCTGGATCCCAAGGAGACGGTAAGTCGCTAGGCAGGCCGAGACAAATAGCTAATTACCAACGGGACAGGATACGAATCGTGCTGGGTTGTTCCGAGCGGCAGTGAAACGGCACTTGCAGTATGCGGCATGGGCGGCGGATGGACGGGGAGTGGATAGACATTTGCTGGGACTTCAGAAGGTGCTGAGGGAAGGGGAGAGGTTACCGGAGATTTACAAGGATGTTTCCTTTTCGAGGACGAGCCACTGGGAACTGAGCACGAGTCAACTGAGCAGCGAGTACTTTGATGGATGGGGATATGGCGAAGGTAGGATGAGTGAATTTAAAGAGGGCATGTGACTGATCATGTGCTGCAGTTGTTCCGGACGGCTATGGGCTGGCGTACTCGATCGGAGAGAACTACATTCGATGGACGATTACCAGCCAGGTGAAGAGGAACGCAACGGAGCTCAGGCACTATCTGGCGGAGGCAGCGACGGAGACACGTGCCATGATGGAACATGCATTCGCTGCCGACAGACAGTGACCCGAAGTTTCCGGACATGCCGTGTATTTTAAATCGCCTTAACTCCGAGAATAGTATTTGTTATTTGTGAAATGAAATGTCGGCGGTGTTCGTGCTGACGTTACTTGCCGCTTATATCCATCCAGTTCCCATAGATATGTCTGTTTTCCCCTGTCCTTTCCTCCTTCGTCTCTCCTCCGACTCGCGCGCAGCGCTCATCATGTCCCCTTCCGCGATCCCTCTTTCCTCAGACTCACGCCCTGCAAAGCGTTCCAGGAAGGCTCCTCCCTCCGAAGACTCCTCCAGCCAGTTCCCTGTCGACCACATCTTCATTTCAGAAGGCCACAATCCCTCCAAGAAACTCGGTGGCAAGAAGGTATGTGTCTAGCCAGGGTATTCCACTAGTCTCAATGTCCCCCACTTAGGCTACGTTATCGTGTTGTGAGTGCAGAAGGTACATCCCAACAACCTTTCCAAGAAACACAGAGCATCTGACCTTCAATGGTCAATCCCAGGTTGAAGCTCAAAGTCAGTCTCGATTTCTGCTCCATCCGTCTCAAGAATTCTTATTGTTGCAGTGTGATCGAACCTTTCCATGGTGGGCACGTTTTTCGAGGGCAACCAGGCGATAGTACTCACAGACATATCTTCCAGTGGATCATGCAAAAAACGAGGCGTGAGCGACATATGTCCCGATGGtctctttcttccctctctgtcTTTCACCTTCTCTCCATTGATCCTCGTCTGTAGGTGTCTTGGTTTCCGGCAAAGGGACTAGGTAATCCTGAAAAAAAGTCTTCCAAGTCACCCCCCTTCTGACTCGAAGCAAAGATTCATCCTTGCCAATACAGAGCAGCTCCATACAAAGATACACGAAATGAGCGAACGTATTAGGAGACTCGAAGATGCTTTGGAATCGTCCACCGCACCTCACCACCCACTTCTCTCTTCGGACTTGCTTAGCATAAAGAGCACAATGGAATTGTACGGAACAACACAAGGGAAACCGGACAGTCGGACACCAGAACACCAGAGTGACCATGACCATGACCTTCATGACAACGAGTCTGTGCGGTTGACTCCACCAGTACGTCTCCACCCGGCCTTTACTATCCTGATACTTAAAGTCTACTAGGTCAAACATGAGCCCCAGGACCACGTAGACGCTGAAATACAACGATCAAGTCGTAGCTTCCCGTTAACGGACGGCGGCGGTGGGAGAGATCTTAAAATTCCATTGAGAGACCGCTTGCAAAGGTCCCTTCCTTCCCGAGCTGATGCAGACTATTTATGGGACCAGACTCGTCAGAATGCATTGTGGCAGTAGGTTCCTTTTTCCAGATCTTCCAACTCCCGTATGTGATTGATCAATATCAGGTACAACCCTCATACGGACGAAACCTTCTATCCCAATCTCGCTCATCATTGCTATGCAACACCTCCTGAAGAGCTGAGCACACGCCGTCTTGCTCTGCTTTTCATGATACTCGCTATCGGATGCAAAGTTGACATTCAAAGACATAGTACGGACTCTCCAGATGCAGAACATTATCATACTCTAGCTCGTGCCGCCTTGAGCGAGGTGTCAGTTTTGGACGATACGACAGTGGAAACGATAACTGCTCTCTTCTATGAAATCTGGTACCTCCTTGTTTTCTCTGACCATAAGACAGGAGGAGGACATGCGTGGGGCTTGATGGGACTCACTGCCAAGGTCGGTCAACCCACCTTTCTCCTCGATTCGATGTTGACAACTTGTGACGGACGGTAACAGTTAGCACAAAGTGTAAGTGATAGACTACCCTCCTATTACTCGCCGCTGAATCCATTCTCTCCTGCAGATTGGCTTGCGTGAGTACAGACCCAACTTTCATATCAAAATataattattttttttctctcacACAGATCGGAATGGCACAAAGTCCAAAGTGATTCCCGAGGAAGTCGAAAGGCGGAGAAGGTAAATTACCTTATTTTGATATCCCTTCCCATTGATATTGAATTATATCATAGCTTGTTCTGGGAGTTGCTCTATCTGGATGCGCGACTATCTTTGTCATTAGGGCGACCGCCGTCGCTTTCTGTAAAGTACATGGACTGCAAACGCCCCACCTACATACCCGACGCAGATTCCGAACTTAGTCAAAGTTCGCATTATTGTGAGTCAGAAAGCTACGATAGCGGTATTGAATCTCATTTCGTCTTTTTTTTTATATAGATCAGGAGTGGAAGCATTCATGCTATATTCATTGCCTCGCTCCGGTGCTTGATGCCATCTCACAACCTGGCCTGGAGTATTCTACCGTTCTTTCACTTGATAGGACAATACGGGATTTCTCTATCCCGGCAGCTCTCGGTAAACGGAGTCATCCAGGTCACACAGTTCTCATGCAAAAGACATCTCATCTCATCGCCCTGGAGACTGGTTTGTATTTCCATCATTTTCGTGTGGGGATCTTCGTTATTCATTTGCTATCTTACAGTCATCCTCCAGTTGCACAGGTCATATTTCATGCGAGCACTAAGTGGACCTGAGGAAGCTTTCAACCGTCGTCATCGGCACGCGCCATCTGTGGTCGCAGTTTTCCTGAGTGCAACTCGAATGATTGCAACCGTGGAGCAATTATACAATCAAGCTCCCAAATTGACTGTTCGAATTGCCGGCTACTGGTCGAATGCATTCTCGGCTGCGGTTGCCCTTTGTTTACTTGTCAGTCGGGCCCCTTTCACTTGCCTGtgcgtttttttttgcttctaTTCTCGTATCCATTCATCAGAAAATATCTACTAAATAGTTTGTTGACAGATCGCCTGCCGCCCTTCAGGAGCTGGAACGCGCACGACTTCTGTTCCGTGCGGCCGCGTCTCCCCAGGAGAACTGTCCTCGAGCAAGACAGGTTGAGGTGAGCGCCGATAACATTTCCTCCGTTTGCGTTTTTACTGAAACTGTTTGTTCGAAAAAGCCTGTATTGCAGACGATGATAGCGAAAGCAAACGACATCTTCCGGAGATGGTTTTCTGGGCAAGAGGTTCCGACAATGGTCTTACGCCACACTGATGATCATTCAGAAGCCGAGTTTGTCGGGATGGGCACACCGCCCTATATCCCATTGACACCTGGCTCACCATCATCAGCGGACATGTATACCGTTGACCCCTTCCAACATGCCCATCGTAATCTGAAACAGTGCATAGCTGAGGTTCATGAACGAGCCAAGGTCATGTTCCCCATGCGAAAGCCTTGTCAATGTTCTGTACCTCCTCCATCTGCATGTCCACCGTCCCATTCATGGGCACCACCTCCACAATTGGATCAGTCATCCCCCGTTCTTCCTTACTTGTATCCGAATATTGCCAACCCATTGGGTTTCACGACACCTAACGTTGGTAATGCCGCTACGCCTGCCAAATTTGCTGGAATGGAAAGTGTAAACTTTGAGCTTGGAGCGTTACATCCCAACACGGAACAAAGCTGGATGGCTTGGTTTTGAGTTTTTTTTTATTTTAAGTagtgtgtttttttttaaaatgTATGGTAGTGGATATGGACTGCAGAAATTCAAGACAAAGGATTTCATATTAAAAAAATACAACAGCTAAATAAAAGCTAACTCATCGACCTCCGACTAGAGAGGTCCGTAGGTAGGGTGGCCCATTGGCACCCATCGGTCCGTACTGCGTCGGTGGGATTTGGGTAGGAATACCAGCTTGTAATTGAAGACCAATGCTCACACCCTGGTTCTGGGGTCCAGGTGTTTGATTGTGAACCTCACGCATCGTCATCCGATCTTCTCGTTCCGCCATCGTCGCCCCACCTCTCCCAGGATCTGTTAAACCATTGGTAACAGTCGCGGTCTGACCAAATCCAAACATCTTCCCGTTGAATTCTCGATGGTCAAATCCCTCGGGAGAATATCTTTCACGTAACTTGAAGAATGCATCAGAGATGAGAAGCGAATCTGGGCCTGCTTGGTGCGCGTTGCCAATCCGGTGAATCTGGTAATGGAGCGAATGATTAATGATTTCCATGCAACTGTAACTggcaaaacaaaaaaaaagaaaacacgTACACCCAATTCCTCGCACATGTCATTCAGGGAAAGACCTTTACTTGTACTTGGTTTAAATTGGTTAAGGATGTATCGAGTATCGTAGACGGTCGGAAACCATATGTGAAGGACTTCCCAAAACTTGTCTTCGGACACTGGAAGTGATTCACCAGTAAGGACACGAAGAAAGTAGCCAAAGTCGTATCCACTGCGGTCAAACTATCAATATTTGAGTGGGAGAGGGGGAGGAGGGGGGGAGGGGTTATAAGTACATACCCGTGGAACGATATCCACTTTGTATCCTCCGTCAAAACCATTCCAGAAGATATCATCAATTCCGCAAAATCACCAGGCGCAATTCCCATCTCTTCGTGTCTGAAAAGGTCGATCCCAGACTTCTGTAAGAGGTCCACAAACTCTGGAGAGTACATATCCTCGCTGTTTCAATCATGGGTTAATCCGTATTGCATACTCCCTGGCGAAAGAAAAAACGTACTTCACGCTGAACCGGAAATTGAATTGCCAAGTAGACCCTTCCGGCGAATAATCTCCATTTTCATCCGCCAAAGTAAATCCAACCTGTACGAGCTTCGATAGGTCGACGTTGCAACGCATTGTTTGGTAGTGGTATTCCGACATGGTTTTGAAATTGCCAATAGGTCTCGCGACGACTCCTGGAAATTCTGTGTCCTGATACCCGCCAATATTGTTGTAAGACGTAGAATAGACAGGAAAAAAAAGGAAGCTACACGTACCATCGCAATGTA
This genomic window from Marasmius oreades isolate 03SP1 chromosome 8, whole genome shotgun sequence contains:
- a CDS encoding uncharacterized protein (BUSCO:EOG09262K67), yielding MQQAVQPRIREVWAQNLHEEFRVIRDVIETHPYIAMDTEFPGVVARPIGNFKTMSEYHYQTMRCNVDLSKLVQVGFTLADENGDYSPEGSTWQFNFRFSVNEDMYSPEFVDLLQKSGIDLFRHEEMGIAPGDFAELMISSGMVLTEDTKWISFHGGYDFGYFLRVLTGESLPVSEDKFWEVLHIWFPTVYDTRYILNQFKPSTSKGLSLNDMCEELGIHRIGNAHQAGPDSLLISDAFFKLRERYSPEGFDHREFNGKMFGFGQTATVTNGLTDPGRGGATMAEREDRMTMREVHNQTPGPQNQGVSIGLQLQAGIPTQIPPTQYGPMGANGPPYLRTSLVGGR